From Bacteroidota bacterium, the proteins below share one genomic window:
- a CDS encoding class I SAM-dependent methyltransferase produces MMIQYNRSTFLHHPIALARFAFGDKQPLHEVMLLHSAKKLLGNRFDEKIARQALQEIRSWEFVPMNQLPDVQLPGNRPTYLFGKFLYFIVRCAQPEVMVETGVAHGVSSWTILNALHRNGKGKLYSIDLPNQDLRSYNPENIRQGSGWVVPDLLRQRWELRLGPSQELLPKLIAELGSIDIFFHDSDHSYENMLFEFRAVYQAVKKNGLILSDDVHKNTSFTEFVAEKGILGIQFATKGGAAVKNKD; encoded by the coding sequence ATGATGATCCAATATAACCGCAGCACGTTTCTGCACCACCCGATCGCCCTGGCGCGGTTCGCCTTCGGTGATAAGCAGCCCTTGCACGAGGTGATGCTGTTGCATTCCGCAAAGAAATTGCTGGGCAACCGTTTCGATGAAAAGATCGCGCGTCAGGCGCTCCAGGAAATTCGTTCCTGGGAATTCGTACCGATGAATCAATTGCCCGACGTGCAACTTCCAGGCAACCGACCGACCTATCTTTTCGGCAAGTTCCTCTATTTCATCGTGCGCTGTGCTCAGCCGGAGGTGATGGTGGAGACCGGTGTTGCGCACGGCGTTTCGTCCTGGACCATCCTCAACGCGCTGCACCGCAATGGTAAAGGCAAGTTGTATTCCATCGACCTGCCGAACCAGGATTTGCGGAGTTACAATCCTGAGAATATTCGTCAGGGATCCGGATGGGTAGTGCCCGACCTGCTGCGACAGCGATGGGAGTTAAGGCTGGGTCCTTCACAGGAGTTGTTGCCGAAACTGATCGCGGAGCTTGGTTCGATCGATATCTTCTTTCACGATAGCGACCACAGTTATGAGAATATGCTTTTTGAATTCAGAGCGGTTTACCAGGCTGTCAAGAAGAATGGACTCATTCTTTCGGATGATGTTCACAAGAATACTTCGTTCACGGAGTTTGTTGCCGAGAAAGGCATCCTGGGAATACAGTTCGCGACGAAGGGCGGAGCGGCTGTGAAGAATAAGGACTAA
- a CDS encoding DegT/DnrJ/EryC1/StrS family aminotransferase: protein MLPIYKPYLPASSLRYAHDALDSTWISSQGVYIDKAKEQLKELIKSRYVVLVNNGTCATHMLALGLKFKYPHIRKIIVPNNVYVAAWNSFLYSGGFDFEIVDADLSTWNMDHGAIREIPDDTALLVVHNLGNIINVPALRKRFPKAVIVEDACEGLFGSYDGIPAGTGSLMGSISFFGNKTITSGEGGAVFTQDEELFEYLNSVRGQGQSSVRYVHDKLGYNYRMTNVQAAILCGQLELVADIRNRKREVFDLYREQLREVDEIRFQQEEPGTEHAQWMFAVRFEGFDLPTKNALELFLFENNIETRPMFYPIDRHVHLSRFKGAHAVANQLNHQCLLLPSFPEMTRGQVLNVSRKIKDFLRTRGSR from the coding sequence ATGCTGCCGATCTATAAACCCTACCTGCCGGCTTCCTCCCTGCGCTACGCGCACGATGCCCTCGATTCGACCTGGATCTCTTCGCAAGGTGTCTATATCGATAAGGCGAAGGAGCAACTGAAGGAGCTGATCAAGAGCCGGTACGTGGTACTGGTCAACAACGGTACCTGTGCCACGCACATGCTGGCGCTGGGCTTGAAGTTCAAGTATCCGCATATCCGTAAGATCATCGTTCCGAACAATGTCTACGTAGCAGCGTGGAACAGTTTTTTATATTCCGGCGGATTCGATTTCGAGATCGTGGACGCGGATCTGTCGACCTGGAACATGGACCATGGCGCGATCCGGGAAATCCCGGACGACACCGCCTTGCTGGTTGTTCACAACCTCGGAAATATCATCAATGTCCCCGCCCTGCGGAAACGGTTTCCGAAGGCGGTGATCGTGGAGGATGCCTGCGAAGGGCTGTTCGGCAGTTACGACGGAATCCCTGCCGGCACCGGCTCGTTGATGGGTTCCATCTCGTTCTTCGGGAATAAAACCATCACGAGCGGCGAAGGCGGCGCGGTCTTCACACAGGACGAGGAGTTATTCGAATACCTGAATTCGGTAAGAGGGCAGGGACAATCGTCGGTGCGTTATGTGCACGATAAGCTCGGGTATAATTACCGAATGACGAACGTTCAGGCAGCGATTCTCTGTGGACAGTTGGAACTCGTTGCCGACATCAGGAACCGGAAGCGCGAGGTGTTCGATTTGTACCGGGAGCAACTCCGGGAGGTGGATGAGATCCGCTTCCAGCAAGAGGAACCCGGTACGGAGCATGCCCAGTGGATGTTTGCCGTCCGGTTCGAAGGCTTCGATCTTCCGACCAAGAACGCGTTGGAGTTGTTCCTGTTCGAGAACAACATCGAAACACGGCCGATGTTCTATCCGATCGACCGACACGTGCACCTCAGCCGGTTCAAGGGAGCGCATGCTGTCGCCAACCAGCTGAATCATCAATGCCTGTTGCTGCCCAGCTTCCCGGAGATGACCCGTGGACAAGTGCTCAACGTTTCCAGAAAGATCAAGGATTTTCTACGCACCCGTGGGAGCCGATGA
- a CDS encoding glycosyltransferase, translated as MSYPDLRIIVLSPYCLLRPTTNRIYDMRMSDALAGHGAEVEIVYPYTYMRDNIRRAEIPKMYGTRFSVRERMHWTPLREHSPSWWRIGWIMFAFSMTALRLRFFSGKRKQTLVFSRDPNLLLPILLLMKWLGGRPAIRTVFLLAEMKDRKLYKWVAKNSDFLLAGVSATKDAVRKLVDVPEDRFMLALAPVPAYPNDCTKEEARRRIGYSEKAPLVVYTGKLGLSNREVRHILEAAGLEPNYRFLFTGGRASTVEAIKAWCAERNIRNVVLTGFLNDSTAIRDYQLAADVLVSYYTSEDHMVEFNYPQKINEYLSTGNPVVTPDFAATRDVINDRNVIFVEPDDSKALLIGIRKAIEQPEWAAGIAAQAKKDVAPLSFDERTGAWLRFVLKRD; from the coding sequence ATGAGCTATCCTGACCTCCGCATCATCGTCCTGTCGCCGTATTGCCTGTTGCGTCCTACCACCAACCGCATCTACGATATGCGCATGAGCGACGCTTTGGCCGGTCACGGCGCCGAGGTGGAGATCGTCTATCCGTACACGTATATGCGGGACAACATCCGGCGTGCCGAGATCCCGAAGATGTATGGCACGCGGTTTTCCGTTCGTGAACGCATGCACTGGACGCCTTTGCGCGAACACAGCCCCTCCTGGTGGAGGATCGGCTGGATCATGTTCGCCTTTAGCATGACCGCCTTGCGCCTGCGGTTCTTTTCCGGTAAGCGAAAACAAACGCTGGTATTTTCACGCGACCCCAATCTCCTGCTGCCGATCCTGCTGCTGATGAAATGGCTGGGCGGCAGACCCGCGATCAGAACCGTCTTTCTGCTGGCGGAAATGAAGGACCGTAAGTTGTACAAGTGGGTGGCGAAGAACAGCGATTTTCTACTGGCAGGAGTTTCAGCGACGAAAGACGCGGTTCGAAAACTGGTTGACGTACCAGAAGACCGGTTCATGCTCGCGCTTGCGCCGGTTCCTGCATATCCGAATGATTGTACCAAAGAGGAGGCCCGTCGGCGTATCGGCTATTCGGAAAAAGCGCCATTGGTGGTGTATACCGGCAAGTTAGGATTGAGTAACCGGGAAGTGCGGCATATCCTCGAAGCCGCTGGGTTGGAGCCGAACTACCGGTTCCTGTTTACCGGCGGTCGTGCCAGCACGGTTGAAGCGATCAAGGCCTGGTGTGCGGAGCGAAACATTCGCAACGTAGTACTGACCGGGTTTCTGAACGATTCCACTGCTATCCGCGATTATCAACTCGCGGCCGATGTGTTGGTTTCTTATTATACCTCCGAGGACCATATGGTGGAATTCAACTACCCACAAAAGATCAACGAATACCTCTCGACTGGAAACCCGGTCGTGACCCCCGACTTCGCCGCTACACGTGATGTGATCAACGATCGGAACGTGATTTTCGTAGAACCGGATGACAGCAAAGCCCTGCTCATCGGAATCCGGAAAGCCATCGAACAACCGGAATGGGCGGCCGGGATCGCTGCTCAGGCTAAAAAGGATGTTGCGCCGCTCTCTTTCGACGAACGGACCGGTGCCTGGCTGCGCTTTGTGCTGAAAAGGGATTGA